One Cryptococcus neoformans var. neoformans B-3501A chromosome 10, whole genome shotgun sequence DNA window includes the following coding sequences:
- a CDS encoding hypothetical protein (HMMPfam hit to Ran_BP1, RanBP1 domain, score: 34.5, E(): 4.1e-11) encodes MPPKASAAGQHTTKQDSASLKRVREGSLEPAQAESSAALATKKNRVASTSSARGPADAAEELTEQEGEGDGEEEADAAADTAEQNVGEVRKQVEKMSYEEAQSKTKGDGDGSNNGNDDGADDSWEKIEKEEAESSLKRKALDRNDTSFTVVEKDVAAKRQKDTPSPDGGEQPAQPPRKPQTSFSAFASSASPFASLKTASPAPALQGAAPAPAHGDNTPAIAPAVPREEEKKKKQSTFGDFAKSSPFTSGKSTPGLPTPAEDEAGSSASASTPAPAPAPALAPAPAPMTKKPQTTFSSFSSSSSPFTSSKPSPSPFASASAPIKGSAFGTYSNNSAAFGTGTKPATGAGAGAAAGVENVEQGKKGASFGDILKESKGDVEVEKEGKVAMQEQDVTTGEEDEDTVFQARSKLFVNEKGWKERGVGLLKLNVRRSDGSGARLVMRADGVLRLLLNSKLYKGLNPTVEGKTVLMTLPNVGEKEMAIICLRMSNVKVAEELADFIHEHIPLDSANVSKSPQLDV; translated from the exons CGTGTGAGGGAAGGCTCCCTC GAACCAGCGCAGGCAGAGTCGTCTGCAGCGCTTGCTACAAAGAAGAACCGTGTCGCCTCTACGTCCTCCGCCAGGGGACCCGCGGACGCCGCTGAAGAACTCACAGAGcaagagggggaaggggacggcgaggaggaagcagaTGCCGCCGCTGATACGGCCGAACAAAATGTGGGAGAGGTGAGGAAACAGGTGGAGAAAATGAGCTATGAAGAGGCACAATCAAAGACCAAAGGTGATGGCGACGGCAGTAACAATGGCAATGACGACGGGGCGGACGACAGTTGGGAAaagattgaaaaggaggaagcggaGAGTAGCTTGAAACGAAAGGCTTTGGACAGGAATGACACTTCATTCACCGTTGTGGAAAAGGACGTCGCGGCCAAGCGACAGAAAGATACACCTTCT CCGGATGGCGGAGAACAACCCGCCCAGCCTCCCAGAAAGCCTCAAACCAGCTTTTCCGCATTCGCATCCTCCGCCTCTCCCTTCGCCTCCCTCAAAACCGCCTCCCCTGCTCCTGCCTTGCAAGGCGCCGCCCCAGCCCCGGCTCACGGTGATAATACCCCCGCTATCGCTCCCGCTGTACCtcgggaggaggagaagaagaagaaacaatCTACTTTTGGAGATTTTGCTAAAAGCTCACCTTTTACATCGGGGAAATCTACACCCGGTCTTCCCACTCCtgccgaagatgaagcCGGATCTTCCGCCTCTGCATCCACCCCCGCCccagcaccagcaccagccCTAGCCCCGGCCCCAGCACCAATGACCAAAAAACCCCAAACAacattctcatccttctcctcctcctcttccccgtTTACGTCCTCCAAaccctccccttccccattCGCGTCCGCCTCCGCACCTATCAAGGGGTCCGCATTCGGCACTTACTCGAATAACTCTGCCGCGTTTGGTACGGGTACCAAACCAGCGACGGGAGCGGGAGCGGGTGCGGCAGCTGGGGTGGAAAACGTCGagcaagggaaaaagggagCTAGTTTTGGGGATATCTTGAAAGAGTCCAAGGGGGATGtagaggttgagaaggagggaaaggtGGCTATGCAGGAGCAGGACG TAACGAcaggagaggaagacgaggataCAGTCTTTCAAGCACGGTCAAAGCTGTTTGTCAACGaaaagggatggaaagaacGCGGGGTGGGGCTTTTGAAGCTCAATGTACGAAGGAGTGATGGATCAGGAGCTCGTCTCG TAATGCGAGCCGACGGTGTGCTCAGGCTGCTTCTTAATTCCAAGCTTTACAAGGGTTTGAACCCTACTGTAGAAGGAAAGACGGTATTAATGACGCTTCCCAACGTTggcgagaaggaaatggccATCATCTGTCTCCGA ATGTCAAACGTAAAAGTCGCCGAAGAGCTCGCAGACTTTATCCACGAACATATTCCCCTCGATAGCGCCAACGTCTCAAAGTCACCACAACTTGACGTCTGA
- a CDS encoding hypothetical protein (HMMPfam hit to Mov34, Mov34/MPN/PAD-1 family, score: 126.8, E(): 5.1e-35), translating into MASTARKTFEINNNVQVVDPSAAIFQYSREEEKLLDDEAPWRTDPHYFHTVKISAVALIKMVTHARSGGIYEIMGIMYGKVRDGTFWIMDVAALPVQGTETRVNAGNEAMEYMVNFQTANAEAGKGELLRGWYHSHPGYGCWLSGIDVNTQLNNQKFNDPYLAVVIDPNRTVSAGKVEIGAFRTYPEGYTPPATGNSQYQSIPMDKIEDFGVHANAYYPLKVEIYKSKLDEKMLDLLWNKYWVATLSSNSLVSNLEYSTSQVQDLNAKLRAASQSISNSSSKLKLKPTQPTTKGKETTEGSDKKLKKGEKEFSGVEEEETPLNKVTQESSRITSEAENGIISQLLKEKLFNTPLTQSVDDKSAQATVQGRY; encoded by the exons ATGGCGTCCACTGCTAGAAAGACGTTTGAAATCAATAACAACGTTCAG GTTGTCGACCCTTCGGCTGCCATTTTCCAGTACTcacgagaagaggagaaattattggatgatgaagctcCTTGGAGGACAGA TCCGCATTATTTCCACACAGTCAAAATATCCGCTGTCGCTTTGATAAAGATG GTTACCCATGCGCGTTCCGGAGGAATCTACGAGATTATGGGTATCATGTATGGCAAAGTACGTGATGGCACGTTTTGGATCATGGACGTTGCAGCATTACCGGTACAGGGTACCGAGACTCGAGTGAACGCAGGAAACGAA GCGATGGAATATATGGTTAACTTCCAGACAGCAAATGCGGAggctgggaaaggggagctTCTGAGAGGCTGGTATCACTC CCACCCTGGATATGGCTGTTGGCTTTCAGGAATAGATGTCAACACTCAGTTAAATAACCAAAAATTCAACGATCCTTACCTTGCGGTCGTC ATCGACCCTAACAGGACTGTTTCTGCTGGTAAGGTAGAGATCGGAGCTTTTAGGACTTATCCTGAG GGTTACACTCCGCCTGCCACTGGCAATTCGCAGTACCAATCAATTCCTATGGATAAGATTGAGGACTTTGGTGTCCACGCCAACGCATACTACCCTTTGAAAGTTGAGATTTATAAAAGCAAACTTGACGAGAAAATGCTTGACTTGCTATGGAACAAGTATTGGGTAGCCACTCTTAGTTCCAACTCTCTCGTATCG AATCTCGAGTACTCCACGTCACAAGTCCAGGATCTGAATGCTAAACTGCGTGCTGCGTCTCAATCTATCTCcaattcatcttcaaagctCAAATTGAAGCCTACGCAACCTACTACgaagggcaaggaaacAACTGAGGGCTCCGATAAAAAGTTAAAAAAGGGTGAAAAGGAATTCAGtggagttgaggaagaagaaacgcCCTTGAATAAGGTGACCCAGGAGAG TTCGAGGATAACTTCAGAAGCTGAAAATGGTATCATCTCCCAGCTCCTCAAGGAGAAGTTGTTCAACACTCCGTTAACACAATCAGTGGATGACAAGTCAGCTCAGGCAACTGTACAAGGTAGATACTGA
- a CDS encoding hypothetical protein (Match to EST gb|CF191558.1|CF191558), which yields MSKDNVSAQSLEETSSQGQFKARQSFSSSSEGTRRQRISMACLYCRHRKIRCCGGSPCRNCQRSKRECDYAPVPEEVNRITREKKALGKASKIANELLSPATTSSPYYVSRPTYHGPPVRPAPYVRKRSSSMPDEAMPWGAPIAYDPPQWIYSQPNFYFAPPQYPSLASTFPPYPLSAEQPLVPAPVSTSQLGVQFESHQVQPLHSQVLDTPSPASSSMSSFAALTRASSSDDEHVSGTWLTPGLSTPLYLRPVSSSGSLSPSVIRTGSRPGTLSTVHQSSTPPTPTSMAIPSPHVIPTPFYPYPPTQSTTSTTQSVQADKNGQSFMINGSAGMMVKDPLLGLGLVESKDMCLGHGIGEDYYSPPLYHQE from the exons atgtcGAAAGACAACGTCTCCGCGCAGTCATTGGAAGAAACATCTTCTCAGGGGCAATTTAAAGCCCGCCAaagcttctcttcttcaagcgaGGGCACTAGAAGACAGCGTATCTCAATGGCATGTCTGTATTGTCGGCACAG AAAAATTCGATGCTGTGGAGGTTCTCCTTGCCGAAACTGTCAACGTTCGAAACGCGAGTGTGACTATGCCCCTGTTCCGGAAGAAGTCAACCGTATCacaagggaaaagaaggcacTTGGCAAGGCATCCAAAATAGCCAATGAACTCCTTTCTCCTGCCACGACATCGTCACCTTATTACGTCTCTAGACCGACTTACCATGGACCGCCTGTTCGTCCAGCGCCCTATGTCCGCAAAAGGTCTTCATCTATGCCCGATGAAGCTATGCCCTGGGGTGCTCCTATAGCTTATGATCCTCCTCAGTGGATTTACTCTCAGCCAAATTTTTATTTCGCTCCCCCTCAATATCCATCTCTTGCCAGCACTTTCCCTCCTTACCCTTTAAGTGCTGAACAGCCTCTCGTTCCAGCCCCCGTGTCGACGAGTCAACTGGGTGTACAATTTGAATCGCACCAAGTTCAGCCTCTCCACAGTCAAGTGCTCGACACACCATCTCCTGCCTCTTCATCTATGTCATCATTTGCCGCCCTGACTCgggcatcatcatctgacGATGAGCATGTCTCTGGGACGTGGTTGACACCGGGATTATCAACTCCATTGTACCTCCGACccgtttcttcttcgggctctctttcaccGTCTGTTATACGGACAGGTTCCCGCCCTGGTACATTGTCAACAGTACATCAGTCATCAACTCCTCCGACTCCTACTTCTATGGCAATTCCTTCCCCACACGTGATTCCCACCCCTTTCTATCCCTATCCTCCCACCCAGTCAACGACTAGCACGACCCAGTCGGTACAGGCGGATAAGAACGGGCAGTCATTCATGATTAATGGCTCAGCGGGCATGATGGTAAAGGACCCTTTATTAGGTCTGGGGCTTGTTGAAAGTAAGGACATGTGCCTGGGACATGGTATTGGGGAAGATTATTACTCCCCTCCTCTTTATCATCAGGAGTAG
- a CDS encoding hypothetical protein (Match to ESTs gb|CF185428.1|CF185428, gb|CF189646.1|CF189646, gb|CF185427.1|CF185427; HMMPfam hit to GPP34, Golgi phosphoprotein 3 (GPP34), score: 384.6, E(): 1.2e-112), whose product MSQGLTRRRAGASPAVGASSSAQLESPTFPSGSTVPRPGSSVEGAASGAYEGRAKIAYDPRDFENSDEKESVPRLTLMEEVLLLGLKDKAGYLSFWNDNISYALRGCILIELALRGRIAMVRDPARRRLALSDRLIEVIDDRQTGETILDEALKMMKSSEKYGAGAWVDLMSGETWNVMKIGYQLKQVRERLAKGLVDKGVLRTEKRNFLLFDMATHPIADMNAKDDVMRRVLSLLTARTAAVPPQALHKQAVKYRHMRAVVLVCAAYASSVLENALQRLSYDSREAAFARCDDILAEFCTWPFGQTTASSSGPVAIGSASARRREGGSGGAGKESVQELVREVRKEMASTTSGAGAGGGQEDQEELCFEVIATVLEIFGRMDSLL is encoded by the exons ATGTCTCAAGGTCTCACACGTAGGCGGGCTGGAGCTTCTCCAGCAGTAGgagcatcttcttccgctcaGCTTGAGTCTCCCACTTTCCCATCGGGGTCGACAGTCCCCCGACCGGGCTCATCAGTCGAGGGCGCTGCTTCGGGCGCGTACGAAGGCAGAGCAAAAATAGCATATGACCCCAGAGATTTCGAGAACagtgatgagaaggaaTCGGTTCCAAGGTTAACCTTGATGGAGGAAGTATTATTGTTGGGGCTGAAAGACAAGGCG GGTTATCTATCATTTTGGAACGACAACATATCGTATGCTCTTCGAGGTTGTATCCTCATTGAGCTTGCTTTGCGCGGGCGTATTGCAATGGTCAGGGACCCAGCACGTCGGAGATTAGCTTTATCCGACAGGCTGATTGAGGTGATTGATGATCGACAAACGGGAGAGACCATTTTGGACGAAGCACTGAAAATGATGAAGTCGAGTGAGAAGTATGGCGCGGGAGCCTGGGTCGATCTTATGAGTG GTGAAACATGGAATGTCATGAAAATTGGCTATCAACTCAAACAGGTCCGAGAACGCCTTGCCAAAGGCTTGGTGGACAAGGGTGTCCTTCGGACTGAGAAACGCAACTTTTTACTGTTTGATATGGCCACTCACCCCATTGCCGATATGAACGCGAAGGACGATGTGATGCGAAGGGTGCTCTCGCTTTTGACTGCGCGCACTGCGGCGGTCCCACCGCAGGCATTGCACAAACAAGCCGTCAAGTATAGGCATATGCGGGCAGTTGTGCTAGTCTGTGCTG CCTACGCGTCAAGTGTACTTGAAAATGCTCTCCAGCGTCTGTCCTATGACTCACGCGAAGCCGCCTTTGCTCGTTGCGATGACATCCTCGCGGAATTCTGTACTTGGCCCTTCGGTCAAACGACTGCCTCATCTTCTGGTCCCGTTGCAATCGGTTCTGCTAGCGCTCGTCGGCGGGAAGGTGGCTCTGGTGGGGCAGGCAAGGAAAGCGTGCAGGAGCTTGTGAGAgaggtgaggaaggaaatggccTCGACAACGAGCGGTGCGGGAGCCGGGGGtgggcaagaagatcaGGAAGAGTTATGTTTCGAGGTGATTGCGACGGTTTTGGAGATCTTTGGGCGTATGGATAGCTTG CTTTAA
- a CDS encoding hypothetical protein (Match to ESTs gb|CF189242.1|CF189242, gb|CF189151.1|CF189151, gb|CF189203.1|CF189203; HMMPfam hit to Pro_isomerase, Cyclophilin type peptidyl-prolyl cis-trans isomerase, score: 159.6, E(): 6.5e-45) — protein sequence MSNLYATEPATNGKVIIDTTAGEIEVELWGKECPKAVRNFLALTMEGYYDGVIFHRVVPGFIIQSGDPTGTGMGGESFYGEPFEDEIHGRLKFNRRGLLGMANNGSRNSNTSQFFITLDAAPELTNKHTMFGKIVGNTIFNVLNIGNLDTDKEERPLIPPKIRRIHIIENPFDDIVPRITAEEKKAQQKAKLEAKKDMEQRERRAKAKKNTGLLSFGDSEEIPEEEVTVKKKSMTRQDLVDPSEAEHTKSKTSKMTETFVNIPPSLKDLGKSRENEASEEKKAVDLKNIRAQHEREKAGGSAARQAEIKRMEEDLRRLKKRSGSVSDSESDSSSRARRKGPSYLEQELAKYASKRGRAAMKAGNKRGRRDEEEDVLTEMRKFSKRVMQAGDEPEEEQAEEIEEGEAKEEGTGIGAAMAEEEGGIEVDDDVGWLTHKLKFQVDDKELTRRAEDEYAVIDPRAKARDLLGKPDKKKLKGNPNRRTVRNSGRNR from the exons ATGAGTAACTT GTATGCTACCGAA CCTGCCACAAATGGCAAGGTCATCATAGATACGACCGCCGGTGAAATCGAG GTTGAACTATGGGGTAAAGAATGTCCAAAAGCGGTTCGGAATTTCCTGGCCCTCACCATGGAAG GATATTACGACGGTGTGATCTTTCATCGTGTTGTTCCTGGGTTTATCATACAATCTGGAGACCCTACCGGGACGGGTATGGGCGGCGAGAGTTTCTACGGGGAGCCTTTCGAAGATGAGATCCATGGACGGCTGAAGTTCAACCG TCGAGGATTACTGGGAATGGCAAACAATGGAAGTCGGAATTCCAATACTTCCCAATTCTTTATCACACTTGATGCTGCACCTGAACTCACAAACAAACATACTATGTTTGGAAAGATTGTCGGGAATACCATCTTTA ACGTGTTGAATATTGGGAATCTTGATACGGacaaagaggagagacCCCTTAT CCCACCAAAGATTCGACGAATTCACATCATCGAAAACCCTTTCGACGACATTGTACCCCGTATCAcagcagaagagaagaaggctcaGCAAAAGGCCAAGCTAGAAGCGAAAAAGGACATGGAGCAGCGTGAAAGGCGCGCAAAGGCTAAGAA AAATACTGGCTTATTGTCATTTGGAGACTCTGAGGAAAtcccagaagaagaggtgacTGTCAAAAAGAAGTCGATGACCAGACAAGATT TGGTTGATCCGTCAGAAGCCGAACACACAAAATCCAAGACATCAAAAATGACTGAAACTTTTGTTAATATCCCTCCCTCTTTGAAGGATCTGGGCAAATCGAGAGAAAACGAAGCAAgcgaggagaaaaag GCCGTAGATCTGAAAAACATTCGGGCGCAGCatgagagggagaaagctGGCGGCAG CGCTGCTCGTCAAGCTGAGATCAAGCGTATGGAAGAGGACCTCCGTCGTCTCAAAAAGCGTAGTGGCTCTGTTTCGGACTCTGAATCtgattcttcttcccgtGCACGACGCAAAGGTCCTTCCTACCTTGAACAAGAGCTGGCCAAGTACGCATCTAAGCGAGGACGAGCGGCAATGAAGGCTGGGAACAagagaggcagaagagacgaagaagaggatgtgcTCACTGAGATGAGAAAGTTCAGCAAGCGAGTCATGCAGGCTGGAGACGAAccggaggaggagcaggcggaagagattgaggaaggcgaagcgaaggaggagggcaCGGGAATAGGAGCCGCAatggcggaagaggaaggaggtaTAGAAGTAGATGACGATGTTGGATGGCTGACGCATAAACTCAAGTTTCAAGTGGATGACAAGGAGTTGACAAGGAGGGCAGAGGATGAATATGCG GTTATTGACCCTCGCGCTAAAGCAAGAGATTTACTGGGGAAGCctgataaaaaaaaattgaaGGGAAACCCTAACAGGCGGACCGTTAGGAATTCTGGACGTAATAGATAA